CCCATCGAACGACCGCGGGTCTCCCGCTTTGGTCCTCGGGTTTGGATCTTTCTGATCGCGGTGACGGTGATCATCGTGATCGCGTATGCCATCTACATGGCCTCGCTCTCGGATACCAACACCTCGACGGCCTCAGCCTCGTTGGGTTCGCTGTCCCAAGTTCAGTCGGGCAAGTCTCCACTGGTAGGCAAGACGGTGCCAAACTTCTCGCTGCCAGAGCTTGCCGTCGACGGCAAGGCAGCAACTGGTTCGGTCTCGCCGACGGATTTTGTTGGCCACCCGTTGGTGATCAACTTCTTTGCCTCTTGGTGCACCGCCTGCCAGGCGGAGACGCCGATGGTTGCCTCGGTCGCTCAAAATCTCGCGCACAAGGTCGACTTCCTTGGTGTCGATGAAAACGATACCAACACCAAAGCCCTGGCGTTCATCACTCAGGACCATATTGAGTACCCGGTGGTCACCGATCACGCCTCGCTCCAAGGCAAGTATCTCTTGATCGGGCTGCCGACGACGGTGTTCGTGGCTGCTGACGGCAAGGTTGCTGGTGTCGTGCAGGGGCAGATGACGCAGAAGATTCTCGAGCATTGGGTGTCCCGTATCGAGTGAGTTGTGCGCTATTCGGCGAGTGATCGCCGGAACCGGTCAGTGGATCGTCAAGATCGCTGGTCGCAACCCTGGTGAGGGGTGTCGGGTTGGAATGGGAAAAAACAAAGTAGAAAGGGGGTGAAGGATGAATAAGGGTGCAAGAATTTCGATTGTTCTTGTGTCTGCAGCAGTCGCTGTTGGGTTGATTCTGTTCGGTATCTTCGGGTACCTGCGAACCTATCCACCGACGGTTGTATTCACGCCTTCTCCAACGCAGCCACATACGGTTGACGTGACGTTGCAGGTTGATCCAGATGTTGGACCGGGACATGCACATCCGGCGTGGCCGGGCTGGTTTGCCAAGAATGCGCAGGGTAAGTGGGTCCAGACAACCCTCTATCAGGTGCCTGAGAGGACCTATGTCCACGTGACGGTCTATGAGTACGATTCGGGTGGTCCACTCCGCAATCCAATTTGGGGTAAAGTCACCGGCACGGTTGGCAACGATGTCGTTTTGAACGGCAAGACTGTCAGCTTGTTGGATGCGGCCCAAGGCTTCGGTGTTGGTCATACGATAGTGGCTCCAGCCTTGGGCCTTTCGGTCCCGGTGTGGGGTCTGAGTGGCACGGAAAAGACGTTCTGTCAGACTGGCCCGTGTACGTTGTCGAATGCTCATAACGTAGAGACGTTTACCTTCTATACGGGTAACCATCCACATAACTATCGTTGGCAGTGCTTTATCCCTTGTGGAGCTGGCTACTTGAATGGCAACGGTGGTCCAATGGCGACCACTGGTTACATGGCTGGCTTCTGGAAGGTGGTGGCCTAATGGCGATGACCGAAGAGGCGATGAGGGAGCGTAAGGAGTACGCCAAGAAGGCGGGATGGAAGATCTTCGCCATTTGGTTGGTACTTTCGCTGATCGGCGAAGTGTTGGTGCTCTATGTCTGGGGGCCACATATGCCACCAGGTGACATGACCACCTCGGCGGCGAGTCAGCAGTTCGACTTCAAGGTGCTCACCGCCATGGTGGTACCGGTCTTGTTGATGGTCTGGGTTTATGGGGCGTGGTCGCTGATCAACTTCCATGCCACCAAGACCGATCGAGGAGATGGTATCCCGTTGCGCGGGAATCGGCGCGTGCAAGGAATCTGGTATGTCACTTCGGCGGCGCTGGTGCTCTTCTTGGCCGGTTTCGGTACGTATGAGCTGATCAACGGCAACGGTGTCGGTAGTGGTGAAGGTCCATCACCGATTTGGAAGCCGACGGCAAAACACATGTTGGTGGTGCAGGTGATTGCCCAGCAATGGCGTTTTACCTATCGGTGGCCGCAGTTCGGGGGCATGGAGACGACCTCCATTGACCTTCCGGCCGATACCACCATCCAGTTCGATGTGACTTCGCTCGATGTCATCCACGACTTCTGGGCCTATCAGCTCGGTGTCAAGGCTGATGCGAACCCGGATGTGAACAACGTGGCCTATACGACCACCTCGAACCAGTTGGGGCGCTTCACCGTTCGCTGTGACGAGCTCTGTGGGATCTGGCATGGTGCTATGTATAACTACGGGCACGTGGTCTCAAAGTCGGCCTTCTACACGTGGGCATCCAATATGGAGGCACAGAATGCGTCGGTGACGAAGCTTCTTCCTCCGTTCGCGACAACCTATACCCCTTCGTACTCCGGTGCGGGTGGTGGTTATTATCCGTCGTATGACCCCAACGGTCATGCGGTAACGTATTAAAGGAGCTTGTAAATGGCAATTGATATGACGCCAGCCGCGGGTGTCGGTTCTCCAACCGACCTCGAGGCTCGGGGCCTCAAAGCCGCCAAGCCATGGTTCAAGGGAAATATGATCACCGCGCTGATCGGCGGCGGGATCGGGTATGCCTTCGGCCACTGGCTCGGCAACGCCATTGCCTCGAACTATTCCGTGTACGTAAGTAGTGGTCAAAATGAGGTTGCGATCTACCTCTCGTTGATCATCGGCTGCCTCGGTTGGTTTATTGGTCTTGGGGCTTTGAACTATCCGATTCAAAAACTGCTTGGTCTTGAGCCCGCTGAGGCGCCCAAGAGCGAGAAGCGGACGTTTTGGGAGCACTTTACGTATTCGACCGATCACAAGGTTGTTGGCGTTCAGTACCTCTTTGGAATGCTGCTGTACTTCCTCGTTGCTGGGTTGTTGGCCCTCGGTATCCGTACCGAGCTGCTCTCACCGGTGAACCATATCTGGGCGCCGGATACCTACATCGAGATCGTTGGCGAGCACGGAACCATGATGATGATGATGATGACGTCCATCGTTATGGGCCCATTTGGTAACTATCTGATTCCGCTCATGATTGGGTCGAAGAAGATGGCGTTCCCGCGTCTCGAGGCAGCGTCGTTCTGGTTCACGGTTCCGTCGTTCTTGATCCTCCTCTCTGCGCTTTGGCAGGGTGGTTTTCAGTCAGGATGGACGGGCTATGCCCCATTGTCGATCCAAGGGGGTCCAGGCCAGAGCGACTATGATGTCGCTTTTGCGTTGATGGCTCTGTCGATGATCTGCGCTTCCATCAATATGGCGGCAACCATCATCAACTATCGTGCGCCAGGTATGCGCTGGTCGAGGATGCCGATCCTCTCGTGGGGCATGATTACCACAGCGTTCACGATGTTGCTGTCAGTGCCGGTGCTCTTCGATGGACTTTATGTGATGAGCCTTGACCGAGGGGTCCGCACGGCTATGCTCTATGCCGGGCATGGAGGTAGCTCCTTCCTTTGGGAAAACCTCTTCTGGTTCTTTGGGCATCCTGAGGTCTACCTGTTGGCCCTGCCTGGCTTTGCCATCACGGTTGAGATGCTGCCGGTCTTTGCCCGTAAACCAGTGTTTGCGCTGAAGACCTCGACGGCCGGACTCATCGGTGTCGCGGTACTGAGCTTCTTCGTTTGGCAGCATCACTTGTTCATGTCGGGTATGAACCCTGATATGCGGCCGTTGTTCATGTTGACCACGGAGCTGATCTCCATTCCTACCGGATTCCTGTATCTGGTGGCAATGGGTACCGTTTGGCGAGGCAAGATTCGCTTTGAGGTCCCGATGTTGTTCCTCTTGGCTGTCTTTTGGAACTTCCTCTGGGGTGGCGTTACGGGTGTGTACAACTCTGACGTTCCGGTTGATGCCCTGGTGCACGGAAGTTTCTTCGTCATGGCGCACTTCCACTTCACCATTATGGGTCAGCTGATCTTTGCGGTGTTTGCGGCGGTGTACTACTACACGCCATTAATCTTCGGCATACGGTTGAATGACAAGTTGGGTAAGATCAGCTTCTGGATTATCTTCGTGGCGTTCAACTCGACCTTCCTGCCGTTGTTCATGATCGGCTTGCTTGGCCAGCCTCGACGTGTGTTCGAATATGCCGTGCGCTTGCAGCACTTGAATCAGTGGGTGTCTATTTCGGCCTACGTCCTAGGCTTCGGTATCTTGTTGTACGTGATTAATCTCATTTGGTCGCTAGCGGTGACGAGGACACCGTCGGGTCCAAACCCATGGGAGTCGCGTGGACTCGAGTGGCAAGTTGGTTACCCGATCCCGCCGGATAACTTCGTGAAGATCCCGGTTGTCAACCGTGATCCGTATGGGTATGGCACCGGGGATGATACACCGGTCGCTGATCTTGACCCAGTGGGTGACAGGGCTGCTGTTGTGACTGGAGGTGATGCGTAGTGGCTACTGGCGTACAGTCAGCTGATGCTCAGCCGGTTATCGACGAGGAGCAGTATTACCATGATGCCCAGCTTGGGGCGCTTTGGACGGCTTCGCGCACGCTGATTCCGGTGGTGGCTACCACCTTTGGTGGGATCTACTTTGCCTACTTCTATCTGCGCTCGCTCAACTCGAATGGGTTGTGGGATCCGCATGGTCAGACTGCGTCAAAGATCATAGGGCTAGCAGTTCTGCTGCTCGTGGTCGTTGGGACTGCGGTTCAGCTCATGGCGGGCCGTCGGCTTCGTAGAGGCTTCAGCACCGACTTCATCGTGGGTACTGCGGCTAATACGTTGCTGCTCGTTATTGCCACCGGACTGCAGATTTGGGAGCTCACTCGGCTCCCATTTCCGCCGGCGGCCAGCGGGTATGCGGGGGTGTTCATCGCCTTTGCACCGATTAACGCACTCTGTATTGGTCTGAGCGCGTATTGGGTGTTTACGTTGATGATGCGGGCGATTCGCAGTTACAACTTCTATCGGGCTGACGGTGGGATAGGTGTTTCGGCACATC
This Ferrimicrobium sp. DNA region includes the following protein-coding sequences:
- a CDS encoding TlpA family protein disulfide reductase, which gives rise to MAVLEPIERPRVSRFGPRVWIFLIAVTVIIVIAYAIYMASLSDTNTSTASASLGSLSQVQSGKSPLVGKTVPNFSLPELAVDGKAATGSVSPTDFVGHPLVINFFASWCTACQAETPMVASVAQNLAHKVDFLGVDENDTNTKALAFITQDHIEYPVVTDHASLQGKYLLIGLPTTVFVAADGKVAGVVQGQMTQKILEHWVSRIE
- a CDS encoding cbb3-type cytochrome c oxidase subunit I → MAIDMTPAAGVGSPTDLEARGLKAAKPWFKGNMITALIGGGIGYAFGHWLGNAIASNYSVYVSSGQNEVAIYLSLIIGCLGWFIGLGALNYPIQKLLGLEPAEAPKSEKRTFWEHFTYSTDHKVVGVQYLFGMLLYFLVAGLLALGIRTELLSPVNHIWAPDTYIEIVGEHGTMMMMMMTSIVMGPFGNYLIPLMIGSKKMAFPRLEAASFWFTVPSFLILLSALWQGGFQSGWTGYAPLSIQGGPGQSDYDVAFALMALSMICASINMAATIINYRAPGMRWSRMPILSWGMITTAFTMLLSVPVLFDGLYVMSLDRGVRTAMLYAGHGGSSFLWENLFWFFGHPEVYLLALPGFAITVEMLPVFARKPVFALKTSTAGLIGVAVLSFFVWQHHLFMSGMNPDMRPLFMLTTELISIPTGFLYLVAMGTVWRGKIRFEVPMLFLLAVFWNFLWGGVTGVYNSDVPVDALVHGSFFVMAHFHFTIMGQLIFAVFAAVYYYTPLIFGIRLNDKLGKISFWIIFVAFNSTFLPLFMIGLLGQPRRVFEYAVRLQHLNQWVSISAYVLGFGILLYVINLIWSLAVTRTPSGPNPWESRGLEWQVGYPIPPDNFVKIPVVNRDPYGYGTGDDTPVADLDPVGDRAAVVTGGDA
- a CDS encoding cytochrome c oxidase subunit II, which produces MAMTEEAMRERKEYAKKAGWKIFAIWLVLSLIGEVLVLYVWGPHMPPGDMTTSAASQQFDFKVLTAMVVPVLLMVWVYGAWSLINFHATKTDRGDGIPLRGNRRVQGIWYVTSAALVLFLAGFGTYELINGNGVGSGEGPSPIWKPTAKHMLVVQVIAQQWRFTYRWPQFGGMETTSIDLPADTTIQFDVTSLDVIHDFWAYQLGVKADANPDVNNVAYTTTSNQLGRFTVRCDELCGIWHGAMYNYGHVVSKSAFYTWASNMEAQNASVTKLLPPFATTYTPSYSGAGGGYYPSYDPNGHAVTY